A portion of the Pseudomonas sp. GR 6-02 genome contains these proteins:
- a CDS encoding SDR family NAD(P)-dependent oxidoreductase, with translation MQIENKVFLVTGGASGLGAATAEMLVAAGAKVMLVDMNAEAVAAQAVRLGAQSVVADISNEAAAEAAVQATVKAFGGLNGLVNCAGIVRGEKILGKTGPHALASFSQVINVNLIGSFNMLRLAAAAIAETEADADGERGVIINTASVAAFDGQIGQAAYSASKGAIASLTLPAARELARFGIRVMTIAPGIFETPMMAGMTPEVRDSLAAGVPFPPRLGKPSEYAALARHIIENSMLNGEVIRLDGALRMAAK, from the coding sequence ATGCAGATCGAAAACAAGGTTTTTCTCGTCACCGGCGGTGCTTCCGGCCTCGGTGCCGCCACCGCTGAAATGCTGGTGGCCGCCGGCGCCAAGGTGATGCTGGTGGACATGAACGCCGAAGCCGTCGCGGCGCAGGCTGTACGTCTCGGCGCGCAAAGCGTGGTGGCCGACATCAGCAATGAAGCGGCGGCCGAAGCGGCGGTGCAGGCGACGGTCAAAGCGTTTGGCGGCCTTAATGGCCTGGTCAATTGCGCCGGCATCGTGCGTGGCGAGAAGATCCTCGGCAAGACCGGCCCTCATGCCTTGGCCAGTTTCAGCCAGGTGATCAACGTCAACCTGATCGGCAGTTTCAATATGCTGCGCCTGGCTGCTGCGGCGATTGCCGAGACTGAAGCGGATGCAGACGGCGAGCGCGGGGTGATCATCAACACCGCCTCGGTGGCGGCCTTCGACGGCCAGATTGGCCAGGCTGCGTATTCGGCGTCCAAAGGCGCGATTGCCAGCCTGACCTTGCCTGCCGCCCGTGAGCTGGCGCGTTTCGGCATCCGCGTGATGACCATCGCACCGGGCATTTTCGAAACGCCGATGATGGCCGGCATGACCCCGGAAGTACGTGATTCACTGGCCGCTGGGGTGCCGTTTCCGCCACGCCTGGGCAAGCCGAGCGAGTACGCCGCGTTGGCCAGGCATATCATAGAAAACAGCATGCTCAACGGCGAGGTGATCCGTCTCGACGGTGCCTTGCGCATGGCCGCCAAATAA
- a CDS encoding acetyl-CoA C-acyltransferase — MTLSNDPIVIVSAVRTPMGGFQGELKSLTAPQLGAAAIRAAVERAGIAPESVEEVLFGCVLSAGLGQAPARQAALGAGLDKSTRCTTLNKMCGSGMEATILAHDMLIAGSADVVVAGGMESMSNAPYLLDRARSGYRMGHGQVPDHMFLDGLEDAYDKGRLMGTFAEDCAETNGFSREDQDAFAIASTTRAQQAIQEGSFNAEIVPLTVTVGKQQVLISHDEQPPKAKLDKIASLKPAFREGGTVTAANSSSISDGAAALVLMRRSEAEKQGLKPLAVIHGHAAFADTPGLFPVAPVGAIKKLMKKTGWSLDEVELFEVNEAFAVVSLVTMTKLEISHEKINVHGGACALGHPIGASGARILVTLLSALRQKGLKRGVAAICIGGGEATAMAVECLY, encoded by the coding sequence ATGACATTGTCCAACGATCCGATTGTTATTGTCAGCGCCGTCCGCACCCCGATGGGCGGTTTCCAGGGCGAACTGAAAAGCCTGACCGCGCCGCAACTGGGCGCTGCTGCGATTCGTGCCGCGGTCGAACGCGCCGGTATCGCCCCTGAATCCGTCGAAGAAGTGCTGTTCGGCTGCGTGCTCTCCGCCGGCCTCGGCCAGGCCCCGGCGCGGCAAGCGGCACTGGGCGCCGGGTTGGATAAATCGACCCGCTGCACGACGCTGAACAAAATGTGCGGCTCGGGCATGGAAGCGACGATCCTGGCCCACGACATGCTGATCGCCGGCAGCGCCGACGTGGTGGTCGCTGGCGGCATGGAAAGCATGTCCAACGCGCCGTACCTGCTGGACCGCGCCCGCAGCGGTTACCGCATGGGCCATGGCCAGGTGCCCGATCACATGTTCCTCGATGGCCTCGAAGACGCCTACGACAAGGGCCGCCTGATGGGCACCTTTGCCGAGGATTGCGCCGAGACCAATGGCTTCAGCCGTGAAGATCAGGACGCGTTTGCCATCGCGTCGACCACCCGCGCCCAACAGGCGATCCAGGAAGGTAGTTTTAACGCCGAGATCGTGCCGCTCACCGTGACGGTCGGCAAACAGCAAGTGCTGATCAGCCACGACGAACAACCGCCGAAAGCCAAACTGGACAAGATCGCTTCGCTGAAACCGGCGTTCCGCGAGGGCGGCACGGTGACGGCGGCCAACTCCAGTTCGATTTCCGACGGCGCCGCGGCATTGGTGCTGATGCGCCGTTCCGAAGCCGAGAAACAAGGCTTGAAACCACTGGCAGTGATTCATGGCCACGCGGCGTTCGCCGACACCCCGGGGCTGTTCCCGGTGGCACCGGTGGGCGCGATCAAGAAATTGATGAAGAAAACCGGCTGGTCGCTGGATGAAGTCGAGTTGTTCGAAGTCAACGAAGCCTTCGCCGTGGTGAGCCTGGTGACCATGACCAAGCTGGAAATCTCCCACGAGAAGATCAACGTCCACGGCGGTGCCTGTGCCTTGGGCCACCCGATTGGTGCATCCGGCGCGCGGATCCTCGTGACCTTGCTCTCGGCCCTGCGCCAGAAAGGCCTGAAACGTGGCGTTGCAGCGATCTGCATCGG